A part of Thiomicrorhabdus sediminis genomic DNA contains:
- the hda gene encoding DnaA regulatory inactivator Hda, whose protein sequence is MFVQMPLKIGLRSEACFATFVTEQESVAFALNNLQKSLKSGGGSFYMFGNSGVGKTHLLQAACRFITEHDKTSVYLPLSDDSLPLIPDVLIGLEQTPLVCLDDVDTIIGNSKWELALANLLVKSSVQGHSVILSGKKSISEWSIATQELMKALINVLPIEIAPLTDKDELISALTRHSSRLGFELTKEVGNYLIKQFSNDLQELLAVLKMLEQASLVEKHRLTLPFVKKILNQNG, encoded by the coding sequence ATGTTTGTGCAGATGCCTTTAAAAATTGGACTTCGTTCGGAAGCCTGTTTCGCCACCTTTGTTACGGAGCAGGAGTCGGTAGCGTTTGCATTGAATAACCTGCAGAAAAGTCTTAAAAGCGGGGGCGGCTCCTTTTATATGTTCGGCAATAGCGGCGTGGGTAAAACCCATTTATTGCAAGCGGCTTGTCGATTCATTACCGAGCACGATAAAACCAGCGTCTATTTACCTCTGAGCGATGATTCCTTGCCACTGATTCCCGATGTGTTGATCGGCTTGGAGCAGACCCCGCTGGTTTGTTTGGACGATGTCGATACCATTATCGGTAACAGTAAATGGGAGTTGGCTTTGGCTAACCTATTGGTCAAATCAAGCGTGCAAGGCCATAGCGTGATCCTCTCTGGTAAAAAATCGATCAGTGAGTGGTCTATAGCCACTCAGGAATTGATGAAAGCCCTGATTAATGTGCTACCGATTGAGATTGCACCTTTGACCGATAAGGATGAATTAATCAGTGCTTTAACGCGCCATAGTTCAAGGTTGGGATTCGAACTGACCAAAGAGGTGGGCAACTATTTGATCAAACAGTTCTCCAATGATTTGCAAGAGTTATTGGCTGTGCTGAAAATGCTTGAACAGGCCAGTCTGGTGGAAAAACACCGGCTGACCTTGCCATTTGTGAAAAAAATCCTCAACCAGAACGGCTGA
- a CDS encoding TlpA family protein disulfide reductase: protein MTKQTTSDVLSNLRTLVLSVLLLLAFGAQAADEDIKFVDLQGNESTLADYKGKWVIVNLWATWCPPCLVEIPDLVMFQEENKERAVVLGVNYENIEADKVKTFAESQMINYPVVKFPGRVDGRTSPFGDVRGLPTTYMVTPEGKVVAARTGMVDQKMLEDFISKFAQMTAK from the coding sequence ATGACTAAGCAAACTACATCAGATGTCCTGTCGAATTTACGAACACTTGTGTTGAGCGTTTTGTTGTTACTGGCTTTTGGAGCTCAGGCGGCGGATGAAGACATTAAATTTGTCGATTTACAAGGCAATGAAAGTACTCTGGCCGACTATAAAGGTAAGTGGGTAATTGTTAATCTTTGGGCAACCTGGTGTCCGCCTTGTCTGGTTGAGATTCCTGATTTGGTGATGTTTCAGGAAGAGAACAAAGAGCGTGCTGTGGTGTTGGGCGTAAACTACGAAAACATCGAAGCCGATAAGGTAAAAACCTTCGCTGAATCACAAATGATCAATTACCCGGTTGTTAAGTTCCCGGGGCGCGTAGACGGCCGTACTTCTCCATTTGGCGATGTTCGCGGACTGCCAACTACCTATATGGTAACGCCTGAAGGTAAGGTTGTTGCCGCGCGTACCGGAATGGTCGATCAAAAAATGCTGGAAGATTTTATTAGTAAGTTTGCGCAAATGACGGCAAAATAG
- a CDS encoding thioredoxin family protein, which yields MSKNLNPIKAISLSCLMALSAFLTTNTMAAESFFMETFGNYQEELEVAKEDGKKGVFVFYHMDECPFCHRMKTTIMTEPDVIKLFRDNFLTLQHDIEGSNEITDFDGQVATAQELAEKKYRVRATPVMMIFGLDGKPVLRYTGPTRTKEEFKWLAEYVIDGSYQTMSFTKYKRQRKQAK from the coding sequence ATGAGTAAAAACCTAAATCCAATCAAAGCGATCAGTTTGAGTTGTTTGATGGCGCTAAGTGCTTTTCTGACGACCAACACCATGGCGGCCGAAAGTTTCTTTATGGAAACTTTTGGTAACTACCAGGAAGAGTTGGAGGTTGCTAAAGAGGACGGTAAGAAAGGGGTTTTTGTTTTTTATCATATGGACGAATGTCCGTTTTGCCATCGTATGAAAACGACGATTATGACCGAACCGGATGTGATCAAGCTTTTCCGTGATAACTTTCTGACCCTGCAACATGATATTGAAGGCAGTAATGAGATTACCGACTTCGATGGTCAAGTCGCCACCGCCCAAGAATTGGCGGAAAAGAAATACCGCGTTCGCGCCACACCGGTCATGATGATTTTCGGTTTGGATGGCAAGCCTGTATTGCGTTATACCGGGCCAACGCGCACTAAAGAAGAGTTTAAATGGTTAGCCGAATATGTGATTGATGGCAGTTATCAAACCATGTCATTCACCAAATACAAGCGCCAGCGTAAGCAAGCCAAATAA
- a CDS encoding TolC family protein has product MLNGFQRPSLKTTILLCAGLFNSPLLLAQNASAPAEGEIVQAAQQSAPVSLPVSLPNPLSLEALLADYAQLSPNIRAQQAMLEISEANGSLNESVNNWQLALQGRLGYREFKERSEPNHRLVLHVGKVFYDFGRFAAQAQSDALILSQRQLELQQVENLQKLQVIKAYFNALLSDFQYRVDNEAMAIEYVGFDKLKERHAIGQASDVDLLAGEQLYQKALVKRMQSEQAQLKTRVELANTIGLPQARPDELVFPKLDAFKQRQLGDMSLAALQQQVLEKNPQMQALQQAYQALQFDLQKAQNLDSPTLRGDAWAGQLDSYPQLREGSWKAQISIDVPLYDGGNSRAGQKLIQAKMNQMQANMQLLAQQLRAEVADVYFQIKLLDAEQKQHKLFGDYADLYLDFSRALYENESATDLGDSMVRLSEANYNMVEWQFKQALLWLELDYLAGKAPNLNSAEVIAAQ; this is encoded by the coding sequence ATGCTAAACGGTTTTCAACGCCCATCTCTAAAGACGACCATCTTATTGTGCGCCGGTTTATTTAATTCACCTCTGCTTTTGGCGCAAAACGCTAGCGCTCCGGCCGAAGGTGAGATAGTTCAGGCAGCACAGCAATCCGCTCCGGTTTCATTACCTGTTTCATTACCTAACCCCTTAAGTCTAGAGGCCTTATTAGCTGACTATGCTCAGCTTTCGCCAAATATCAGGGCGCAACAGGCGATGCTAGAGATTAGCGAAGCTAACGGAAGCCTCAATGAATCGGTTAACAATTGGCAATTGGCGCTACAAGGACGTCTGGGGTATCGCGAGTTTAAAGAGCGCAGTGAGCCCAATCATCGTTTGGTATTGCATGTCGGTAAGGTGTTCTATGATTTTGGTCGTTTTGCGGCACAGGCACAAAGTGATGCCCTGATTTTGTCGCAACGCCAGCTTGAGTTACAACAGGTTGAGAATCTGCAGAAGTTGCAAGTGATTAAAGCTTATTTCAATGCGTTGTTATCCGATTTCCAATACCGCGTCGATAACGAGGCCATGGCCATCGAATATGTCGGTTTTGATAAGTTAAAAGAGCGTCATGCCATTGGTCAGGCCTCAGACGTCGACTTATTGGCCGGTGAGCAGCTTTATCAAAAAGCTTTGGTGAAACGTATGCAGTCGGAGCAGGCTCAGCTTAAAACCCGTGTCGAGTTGGCCAATACCATCGGTTTGCCGCAAGCGCGTCCGGATGAGCTGGTCTTTCCTAAACTTGACGCTTTCAAACAACGTCAGCTGGGCGATATGAGTCTAGCTGCTCTACAGCAACAGGTTTTAGAAAAGAATCCACAAATGCAAGCGTTGCAACAGGCCTACCAGGCTTTGCAGTTTGATTTGCAAAAGGCTCAAAACCTGGACTCGCCAACCTTGCGTGGCGATGCATGGGCGGGGCAGTTAGACAGTTATCCTCAGTTAAGAGAAGGCAGCTGGAAAGCACAGATCAGTATTGATGTGCCTTTGTATGATGGTGGTAATAGTCGTGCCGGGCAGAAGTTGATTCAGGCAAAAATGAATCAGATGCAAGCCAATATGCAACTGCTCGCTCAGCAACTGCGTGCCGAGGTTGCGGATGTTTATTTTCAAATCAAATTATTGGATGCGGAGCAGAAACAACATAAGTTATTTGGCGACTATGCCGATCTTTATCTCGATTTCAGTCGCGCTCTCTATGAAAACGAGTCGGCAACCGACTTAGGGGACTCTATGGTGCGTCTTTCAGAAGCTAATTACAATATGGTTGAATGGCAGTTCAAACAGGCTCTTTTATGGCTTGAACTGGATTATTTAGCCGGTAAAGCTCCAAATTTAAATTCAGCCGAAGTGATTGCGGCTCAATAG
- a CDS encoding efflux RND transporter periplasmic adaptor subunit, with the protein MQNSSQQNTLNYRLSFLALSALLLSSVWQTASANNTVRIGALVSGQVSKLYVDNGQQVKKGDKLVDIDAQRYQAKKALLQSQLKVAQLQFDDAQIEYDQALDLYDRTVTSKRSFDAAKLQYELAKAGLEKAKAELQHHLAWQKYVYIKAPIDGTVTKVFIAPGTTVFKENEPLIELKP; encoded by the coding sequence ATGCAAAACTCTTCACAGCAAAACACATTGAATTATAGGCTTTCTTTTTTGGCGCTATCGGCACTGTTGCTCAGCAGTGTTTGGCAAACCGCCAGTGCCAATAACACGGTACGCATCGGCGCATTGGTAAGTGGACAGGTAAGTAAACTTTACGTTGATAACGGCCAGCAAGTCAAAAAAGGCGACAAGCTTGTCGATATCGACGCGCAACGTTATCAGGCAAAAAAGGCTTTATTGCAATCGCAGCTGAAAGTGGCTCAACTGCAATTTGACGATGCGCAGATCGAATATGATCAAGCGCTCGACCTGTATGACCGTACCGTGACTTCAAAACGTTCTTTCGATGCCGCCAAACTTCAATACGAATTAGCCAAGGCCGGCCTAGAAAAGGCTAAAGCGGAGTTACAGCACCATCTGGCTTGGCAGAAGTACGTTTATATCAAAGCGCCGATTGACGGCACTGTCACCAAGGTTTTTATTGCCCCGGGCACAACGGTATTTAAAGAAAATGAACCGTTAATTGAGTTGAAACCGTAA
- a CDS encoding PilZ domain-containing protein: MIQMDLEQRQSARFSRPFEVTNNEDIAFSDPFEGNDVNLTGLSFWVDDADFFLPGQIVSLRIKNSDSEEIYCLEGVEVVHQRQVDNRVLCGCHITQVTSDQLLAHHRIVMTDQNTALISMQATDLSEFDFLEDGSQMSSDEADYQEASMALNLAVSQLKSSRHWGSELLKDIEDTLHCAQNSMVDASEIERLLQQFSHYYQHMSDTTIALGMLAKLLAHTPNNPDDKQAWQRLIADFESRFLTEQQQIAYDFMHQGMSAEEALQLAERYLNESFQQ, from the coding sequence ATGATTCAAATGGATTTAGAACAACGCCAATCGGCACGTTTTTCACGCCCGTTTGAAGTCACTAATAATGAAGATATTGCCTTTTCAGATCCGTTCGAAGGTAATGATGTCAATCTTACCGGTTTGAGTTTTTGGGTTGATGATGCCGATTTCTTCTTGCCAGGTCAGATTGTCAGTTTGCGTATCAAAAACAGTGATTCTGAGGAAATCTATTGCCTCGAAGGGGTTGAGGTTGTCCATCAGCGTCAGGTAGATAACCGCGTTCTTTGCGGTTGTCATATTACTCAGGTTACCAGCGATCAGCTACTTGCCCATCACCGTATTGTCATGACCGACCAAAACACCGCGTTGATTTCCATGCAAGCAACGGATTTAAGCGAATTTGATTTCCTTGAGGACGGTTCGCAAATGTCTTCTGATGAGGCCGATTACCAAGAAGCGAGTATGGCTTTGAATCTGGCGGTATCACAGCTTAAATCTAGCCGTCATTGGGGCTCTGAGCTTTTAAAAGATATCGAGGATACATTGCATTGCGCACAGAATTCTATGGTGGATGCCAGTGAAATCGAGCGTTTGCTGCAGCAGTTTTCCCACTATTATCAACATATGAGCGATACCACTATCGCACTGGGAATGCTAGCCAAGCTGTTAGCCCATACTCCGAATAATCCGGATGACAAGCAAGCCTGGCAACGTTTAATAGCGGATTTTGAATCACGTTTTTTAACCGAACAGCAACAAATTGCCTATGACTTCATGCATCAAGGTATGAGTGCTGAAGAGGCCTTACAGCTGGCCGAACGTTATTTGAATGAATCTTTTCAGCAGTAA
- a CDS encoding 23S rRNA (adenine(2030)-N(6))-methyltransferase RlmJ, translating into MLSYLHSFHAGNFADVLKHSISAYILDYLTSKPKPMFYLDTHSGVGAFSLFASEAQKNKEYQNGIGKLWHLSQDRNAFEQAPELVQQYLELIQQFNNSDELSHYPGSPWFAQHLLREHDRLNLFELHPREFKTLSQNFANDRRIKVFQKDGFHGCNSQLPPKERRGYILMDPPYEVKTDYQTALDAFIKAHKKFSTGTYALWYPVVNRKQIDLLEQQFKDSGVKNIQLFELGIGKDEDKGMNSSGMIVINPPWTLMKAAQQALPWLSTQLAGKEGFYRCEQLVEE; encoded by the coding sequence ATGCTCAGCTACCTGCATTCATTTCACGCCGGTAATTTTGCCGATGTGCTGAAACACAGTATCAGTGCTTACATTCTTGATTACCTAACCAGCAAACCCAAACCGATGTTTTATCTCGATACCCATAGCGGTGTCGGCGCTTTTTCTTTATTTGCCTCCGAAGCGCAAAAAAACAAAGAGTACCAAAACGGTATTGGCAAACTTTGGCACCTGAGCCAAGATCGCAACGCATTCGAGCAAGCCCCTGAACTGGTGCAGCAATATCTTGAATTGATCCAGCAATTCAATAATAGTGATGAACTCAGCCATTACCCAGGCTCACCTTGGTTTGCCCAGCATCTGCTGCGCGAACATGATCGTCTTAATTTATTTGAACTGCATCCTCGAGAATTCAAGACGCTAAGTCAGAATTTTGCCAACGACCGTCGGATTAAGGTTTTTCAAAAAGACGGGTTTCATGGCTGTAACAGCCAGTTACCTCCAAAGGAGCGTCGAGGTTATATCCTGATGGATCCGCCCTATGAAGTGAAAACCGATTACCAAACCGCACTGGATGCTTTTATCAAAGCTCATAAAAAATTCAGTACTGGCACCTATGCGCTATGGTATCCGGTCGTCAATCGCAAACAGATCGACTTGCTTGAACAACAGTTTAAGGATAGCGGCGTAAAAAACATTCAGCTTTTTGAACTGGGTATCGGCAAAGACGAAGATAAAGGCATGAATTCAAGCGGAATGATTGTTATTAACCCGCCTTGGACCTTGATGAAAGCTGCACAGCAGGCACTTCCCTGGCTGAGCACTCAACTAGCCGGTAAAGAAGGTTTTTATCGCTGTGAACAGCTTGTCGAAGAGTGA
- the ylqF gene encoding ribosome biogenesis GTPase YlqF — protein MAIQWFPGHMHKAQKEVREIFNQVDVFIEVLDARIPYSSTNPLIEEIRKDKPTIKILSKCDLADADKTAEWQTYLEAESSVRTLAFSAGQSDKRQQLIDLIKSLAAEKIGTVKTIHALIIGIPNVGKSTLINHITGKTIAKTGNEPAVTKHQQRIKLEDNITLIDTPGMLWPNIENENSGYRLAITGGIKETAFELPDIASYAAEYLLHAYPEALKKRFQLDELPATDIELLDEIGRKRGCLRSGGMVDLEKVSRLLVMEYRDNTLGALTLETPQMMQQELLIVEKQREQKEEKKRLREEAKKARRKRHKKNKR, from the coding sequence ATGGCAATTCAGTGGTTTCCGGGACATATGCACAAAGCTCAGAAAGAAGTGCGCGAGATTTTCAATCAGGTCGATGTTTTTATCGAAGTTCTTGATGCACGTATCCCCTACAGCAGTACAAATCCGCTGATCGAAGAGATTCGCAAAGATAAGCCGACCATTAAGATTCTCAGTAAATGCGATCTGGCCGATGCTGACAAAACCGCCGAATGGCAAACCTATTTAGAAGCCGAATCATCGGTTAGGACTCTGGCTTTTAGCGCCGGTCAATCCGACAAACGCCAACAGCTGATTGATTTAATCAAATCCTTAGCGGCTGAAAAAATCGGAACGGTAAAAACCATTCATGCGCTGATCATCGGCATTCCCAATGTCGGTAAATCCACTTTGATTAACCACATTACCGGCAAGACCATCGCCAAAACCGGTAACGAACCGGCGGTCACCAAACACCAACAACGCATCAAGTTAGAAGACAACATCACCCTGATTGATACACCGGGAATGCTCTGGCCGAATATCGAAAATGAAAACAGCGGCTACCGTTTGGCGATTACCGGCGGCATTAAAGAAACCGCTTTTGAGTTGCCGGATATTGCCAGCTATGCCGCAGAATACCTGTTGCATGCCTACCCTGAAGCCTTGAAAAAACGTTTTCAACTCGATGAGCTACCGGCAACTGACATAGAACTGCTTGACGAGATTGGTAGAAAACGTGGCTGTCTACGCTCTGGCGGCATGGTCGACTTGGAAAAAGTCTCGCGCTTATTGGTAATGGAGTATCGTGATAATACGCTGGGCGCCTTAACTTTAGAAACCCCGCAGATGATGCAACAAGAACTACTGATTGTAGAAAAACAGCGTGAACAAAAAGAAGAAAAGAAACGCCTCCGCGAAGAAGCGAAAAAAGCACGCCGTAAACGTCACAAAAAGAATAAACGTTAA
- a CDS encoding methyl-accepting chemotaxis protein, giving the protein MGNISIKNKMMMIPVMVIILLIGLYWLVNSGLNNLDDRTYKASSANSVIKHLAEARISEKNYIQRKDEKYLEELERNIQKGIDITSELEKRFDDPSNLQLTANLNGALVNYQQAFVEYTHVREKSLDAEKQMTISAREVESLANIAREIQKQQREELMQAEPINMSALADKINKASLTNRIIKNLKEIRINEKNYIRRKDEKYIANVNQRLAEINQIIGDLRNDFKRAENKAKMDRLQNALQSYASEFVKFTELREQSIVLMAELTEQARQAEEVATIIRSEQKQQQLEFFSSLDKTFLIAFFVIGLMVLALSTYISRAIIKPIVHLAEVMHEVVNRGQFNLRSEIDQQDEIGQMSKAFDELLNSSQKAIDEANSVLEAVAEGDFEKRMLLSLNGDLQKLQKGVNTSAGKVGFMMDELGKVMDALYNGNFNIEMHEDVTGEFRDKTEQALHSINHTVNGIIDVMNAMKSGDFDQRITVEARGDLLKLKDGVNQSLTELNGAIKDISAIMVAQAKGDLTKKIENHYSGDLAVLSDAINQTATQLVRVVADAVNTANTVAHSAQEVTNGALDLSQRVQEQAASLEETSAAMEEMSATVLNNTENANKAAELSQQVESKAKTGVQVMQKTINAMAQIQESSHKISEIVTLIDGIAFQTNLLALNAAVEAARAGEHGRGFAVVAGEVRALAQKSAEAAKDIKALIEESVSRIDEGTGLASESGEMLDNINASIISVSDMITHIASASEQQAEGIGQVHKAIADIDQVTQQNAALVEETSAAAESMTDSADSLSKDMSFFETGRQIELQADTLMTTRAQLEYKAN; this is encoded by the coding sequence ATGGGCAATATTTCAATTAAAAATAAAATGATGATGATTCCTGTGATGGTAATCATTTTATTAATAGGGCTTTACTGGTTGGTTAACTCCGGTCTTAATAATTTAGATGATAGAACTTATAAAGCGAGTTCGGCAAACAGTGTCATCAAGCATCTTGCTGAAGCGAGAATTTCTGAAAAAAACTACATTCAGCGTAAAGATGAGAAATACTTAGAAGAGCTTGAAAGAAATATTCAAAAAGGTATTGATATTACTAGTGAGTTGGAAAAGCGTTTTGATGACCCAAGCAATCTTCAATTAACTGCTAACCTAAATGGTGCCTTAGTAAATTATCAGCAGGCCTTCGTTGAATATACTCATGTCCGAGAAAAATCTTTAGACGCTGAAAAGCAGATGACTATTTCAGCGCGAGAGGTTGAAAGTTTGGCAAATATTGCACGGGAGATCCAAAAACAGCAGCGTGAAGAGTTGATGCAGGCTGAACCAATTAACATGTCGGCACTGGCGGATAAAATAAACAAGGCTTCCCTTACTAACAGAATTATTAAGAACCTGAAAGAAATTAGGATTAATGAGAAGAATTATATTCGTCGAAAAGATGAGAAATACATTGCTAATGTAAACCAGCGTTTAGCTGAGATTAACCAGATAATTGGTGATTTACGTAATGATTTTAAGCGAGCTGAAAATAAGGCAAAAATGGACAGGTTACAAAATGCGCTACAAAGCTATGCCTCCGAGTTTGTTAAGTTTACTGAGTTGCGTGAACAGTCTATTGTTTTGATGGCAGAGTTAACTGAACAAGCTCGTCAAGCAGAAGAGGTGGCGACAATAATCAGATCTGAGCAAAAACAACAGCAGTTGGAATTTTTTTCAAGTTTAGACAAAACCTTTTTAATCGCATTCTTTGTTATTGGTTTGATGGTTTTGGCATTAAGTACTTATATTAGTCGTGCGATTATTAAACCTATTGTTCATTTAGCAGAGGTTATGCATGAAGTGGTGAACCGAGGTCAGTTTAATTTACGCAGCGAAATTGATCAACAGGACGAAATTGGTCAAATGTCTAAGGCTTTTGATGAACTCTTGAACTCTTCTCAGAAAGCCATAGATGAAGCAAATAGTGTTTTGGAAGCCGTTGCTGAGGGGGATTTTGAAAAACGTATGCTGTTATCGTTAAACGGCGATTTACAAAAATTGCAAAAGGGTGTTAACACCAGTGCGGGCAAAGTCGGCTTTATGATGGATGAACTTGGAAAGGTGATGGATGCCCTATATAACGGTAATTTCAATATAGAAATGCACGAAGATGTTACCGGTGAGTTTAGAGATAAGACTGAGCAAGCACTGCATTCAATTAATCATACAGTAAACGGCATTATTGACGTTATGAATGCAATGAAATCGGGTGATTTTGATCAACGAATTACGGTTGAAGCCCGTGGTGATCTTTTAAAGCTTAAAGATGGTGTAAATCAGTCGCTTACAGAACTTAACGGTGCGATTAAGGATATTAGCGCAATTATGGTGGCTCAGGCTAAAGGCGACTTAACCAAGAAAATTGAAAATCACTATAGTGGAGATTTAGCCGTATTAAGTGATGCGATAAACCAGACAGCGACACAATTAGTGCGAGTAGTAGCGGATGCGGTAAATACCGCCAATACGGTTGCTCACTCCGCCCAAGAGGTGACTAACGGAGCATTAGATCTAAGTCAGCGCGTCCAAGAACAGGCTGCATCATTAGAAGAAACCTCCGCTGCCATGGAGGAGATGAGTGCTACTGTTCTGAATAACACCGAAAATGCCAATAAGGCTGCCGAGCTTTCTCAGCAAGTTGAGTCGAAAGCAAAAACCGGTGTGCAGGTCATGCAAAAAACCATCAATGCCATGGCGCAAATCCAGGAATCTAGCCATAAAATATCTGAAATCGTCACCTTGATTGACGGTATCGCTTTTCAAACAAATTTACTGGCCTTGAATGCAGCTGTGGAAGCCGCTAGAGCCGGTGAACATGGGAGAGGTTTTGCTGTTGTTGCAGGAGAAGTAAGGGCTTTGGCGCAAAAGTCTGCTGAAGCGGCGAAAGATATTAAAGCTTTAATTGAAGAGAGTGTATCCAGAATAGATGAAGGTACAGGTTTGGCCTCAGAATCAGGAGAAATGTTGGATAACATTAATGCTTCTATTATTTCAGTATCAGACATGATTACACATATAGCGAGTGCTTCTGAACAACAGGCTGAAGGAATTGGTCAAGTGCATAAAGCAATTGCAGATATTGATCAGGTAACTCAGCAAAACGCTGCTTTGGTCGAAGAAACATCGGCTGCCGCCGAAAGTATGACTGATAGTGCAGACAGTTTAAGTAAGGATATGTCCTTCTTTGAAACGGGCAGGCAAATTGAACTTCAAGCTGATACGCTGATGACAACACGGGCACAGCTTGAATATAAAGCAAACTGA
- a CDS encoding DUF3012 domain-containing protein gives MKQLKALFAISAITLFLTACGAEVGSDEWCADLKEKPKGEWTMDETGDYAKHCLLK, from the coding sequence ATGAAACAACTTAAAGCCTTATTCGCCATCAGCGCAATTACTCTTTTTTTAACAGCTTGTGGAGCAGAAGTGGGCAGCGATGAATGGTGTGCCGACCTGAAAGAAAAGCCAAAAGGTGAATGGACCATGGACGAAACCGGTGACTACGCCAAACACTGCCTACTAAAATAA